One segment of Nitrospinota bacterium DNA contains the following:
- the larC gene encoding nickel pincer cofactor biosynthesis protein LarC: protein MKIAYLDAFSGISGDMVVGALIDLGVPLAYLKRELKKIDVHGYRLTAEPVKRSGIAATQFGVHITKKQKSRDYAVIRRLIETSKLDAAVKETALLIFKNIAVAEAKVHNQSIEKVHFHEVGAVDSIVDIVAVALGFHRLGITRFACSPIPTGGGMVDTMHGMMPVPAPATILLLKGIPLTPDATPMELTTPTGAAIAAALAENFGPMPAMKPLAVGYGAGTKIRQDRVPNLFRIVLGEPAGRGKRLMVLETNIDDATPESLGYATLKILGAGALDVWVASVTMKKGRQAFVLSVLCDPLKAADLRNLMLEETPTLGVRQYEVERFELERKVIKVKTKFGEVRIKEALTPGGQRRLKPEYDDCKALAEKAGKPFDAVYRAALGAALK from the coding sequence ATGAAAATCGCATATCTTGACGCGTTTTCCGGCATCAGCGGCGACATGGTGGTGGGGGCGCTGATCGATCTCGGCGTGCCGCTGGCCTATTTGAAACGCGAGCTGAAAAAAATCGATGTGCATGGCTACCGCCTTACCGCCGAGCCGGTGAAACGGAGCGGCATAGCCGCCACGCAGTTTGGCGTCCACATCACGAAAAAACAGAAGAGCCGCGATTACGCCGTCATACGCCGGCTCATCGAAACGAGCAAGCTGGACGCGGCGGTGAAAGAGACCGCGCTCCTCATATTTAAAAATATCGCCGTGGCGGAGGCGAAGGTACACAACCAGAGCATCGAGAAGGTGCATTTCCACGAAGTGGGGGCGGTGGACAGCATCGTCGATATTGTTGCCGTGGCGCTTGGCTTCCACCGGCTCGGCATCACCCGCTTCGCCTGCTCCCCCATCCCGACCGGCGGCGGCATGGTGGATACCATGCACGGCATGATGCCGGTGCCGGCCCCCGCCACGATCCTGCTGCTCAAAGGGATTCCGCTGACGCCGGATGCCACCCCGATGGAACTGACCACCCCCACCGGGGCGGCAATTGCCGCCGCCCTCGCCGAAAACTTCGGGCCAATGCCGGCGATGAAGCCGCTGGCCGTGGGGTACGGAGCCGGAACGAAAATCCGGCAAGACCGGGTGCCGAACCTTTTCCGCATCGTGCTGGGGGAACCTGCGGGGCGCGGCAAGAGGCTGATGGTGCTGGAGACGAACATCGACGACGCCACGCCCGAAAGCCTCGGCTACGCGACGCTGAAAATTCTTGGCGCGGGGGCGCTCGATGTATGGGTGGCAAGCGTAACAATGAAAAAGGGGCGGCAGGCGTTCGTCCTTTCGGTGCTCTGCGATCCGCTGAAGGCGGCGGACCTGCGCAACCTGATGCTGGAGGAAACCCCCACGCTGGGTGTGCGGCAGTACGAGGTGGAACGGTTCGAACTGGAACGCAAAGTCATCAAGGTGAAAACGAAGTTCGGCGAAGTGCGGATAAAAGAAGCGCTCACCCCCGGCGGCCAGCGCCGCCTGAAACCGGAGTATGACGATTGCAAAGCGCTGGCGGAAAAAGCGGGAAAGCCGTTCGACGCCGTCTACCGCGCCGCCCTCGGCGCCGCCTTAAAGTAG
- a CDS encoding diguanylate cyclase: MKGLADRFKVAIIGMGKGGLPLAKMFAEDPDIEIVGVSSRSQDAPGIAWAKQHGIFTTPDFKELFIKLPRIDIVIDATGNPHVGAFLNDLNRPETEVVKGMTANLVWRMVEEREAREQAAKRTLEEQMLLYNIGLMLANAEKSDHALKLIVEAAMDLLEMAAGSAALFDEEKGEMRMSVVMGFRGDKPPLHAWKVRPGGLTAHILSNSQPTVIEELENNPKFDTSHLKDQGFRSLVAVPLKAEGKIVGILYVDDFRPRKFTARELSLMGLLGALAASAVEKVLMLERAEEMAVTDELTKVYNHRYFVRTLLTELKRAERYGEPLGLCMIDVDHFKKFNDTHGHLKGNEVLIEIAKIMRIAMRETDIVARYGGEEFAVILPKTGKDHAMALANRLREAVEEGRFPGAELQPLGKLTVSIGIAAYPDDSATADSVSEIIELADQALYQSKSAGRNRVTACHDK, translated from the coding sequence ATGAAGGGGCTGGCGGACCGCTTTAAAGTAGCCATCATCGGGATGGGTAAAGGAGGTCTGCCGCTGGCCAAGATGTTCGCCGAAGACCCCGATATAGAAATCGTGGGGGTTTCGAGCCGGAGCCAGGATGCCCCCGGCATCGCATGGGCGAAACAGCACGGCATCTTCACCACTCCCGACTTCAAGGAACTTTTCATCAAACTCCCCCGCATCGACATCGTCATCGACGCCACCGGCAATCCGCACGTGGGCGCTTTCCTGAACGACCTCAACCGTCCCGAAACCGAAGTGGTGAAAGGGATGACCGCCAACCTGGTCTGGCGGATGGTGGAAGAACGCGAAGCGCGGGAACAGGCCGCCAAGCGGACGCTGGAAGAGCAGATGCTGCTCTACAACATCGGACTCATGCTGGCGAACGCGGAAAAATCTGATCATGCCCTTAAGCTGATCGTGGAAGCGGCGATGGACCTGCTGGAAATGGCGGCCGGCTCCGCCGCGCTCTTCGACGAAGAGAAGGGGGAGATGCGGATGTCCGTGGTCATGGGGTTCCGCGGCGACAAGCCCCCCCTGCACGCATGGAAGGTGCGGCCCGGCGGGCTGACCGCCCACATCCTTTCGAACAGCCAGCCAACCGTCATCGAAGAACTGGAAAATAATCCGAAGTTCGATACGTCCCACCTCAAGGACCAGGGGTTCCGCTCGCTGGTGGCGGTGCCGCTGAAGGCCGAAGGGAAAATCGTCGGCATCCTGTATGTGGACGACTTCCGCCCGCGCAAATTCACCGCCCGCGAACTGAGCCTGATGGGGCTTTTGGGGGCTTTGGCCGCCAGCGCCGTGGAAAAAGTGCTGATGCTGGAGCGGGCGGAGGAAATGGCCGTGACCGACGAACTGACAAAGGTCTACAACCACCGGTATTTCGTGCGGACGCTCCTGACGGAGCTCAAGCGCGCCGAACGCTATGGAGAGCCGTTGGGGCTTTGCATGATCGACGTGGATCACTTCAAAAAATTCAACGATACCCACGGCCACCTGAAGGGGAACGAGGTGCTGATCGAAATCGCGAAAATCATGCGGATAGCAATGCGCGAAACCGATATCGTCGCCCGTTACGGCGGCGAAGAGTTCGCCGTCATCCTGCCAAAGACGGGCAAAGACCATGCGATGGCGCTTGCCAACCGCCTGCGCGAGGCCGTTGAAGAAGGCAGATTCCCGGGGGCCGAACTTCAACCGTTGGGGAAGCTGACGGTCAGCATCGGGATAGCGGCGTATCCGGATGACAGCGCCACAGCCGACAGCGTGTCGGAAATCATCGAGCTGGCCGATCAGGCGCTCTATCAATCAAAATCGGCCGGACGCAACCGCGTTACGGCCTGCCATGATAAATAG
- a CDS encoding DUF4403 family protein, translating into MKRDSSPSAVLCALLLACAAGCGGGLGVPKPAFEAEAPEPDLPPEESAIEIPVTVHLDPILRKVEEKVPLEFNSKGWETVGTSPVGDVGVKYRVWRGPLQANLAGNKVTITVRLHYSLAVAHRLKAGLLAGGNPPWMQFGQCGDGGEAPREAVFSMETALAWAPDWKVRSKTKLLPNLYPNSCGVTALNFDITRAVDGNVRPRLEEAAKLIDERIPAAADFKKTAEEAWKRMQTPLRLEKDVWLLPNPREIYVTPIDGAGDRLATGIGIAGSPALAGGKMPAPGVLPLPELKTGPKGNGTFRVALKAELDFDAAAEQLHRRLAEKPVVLGKRRVTITGVTIYPSKERCVIQLGLKGDVDGVIYFMGEPVYDEAKGLLSLDKLDYTLETENVLHTAAEWLLHDDFRAEMRKQAQWRMDTGLKDARGKIEQALNIALDEHATLRAEVKELYVRRFFMGRKGFRADIVVQGTAAVAWK; encoded by the coding sequence ATGAAACGCGATTCCTCCCCGTCGGCGGTTCTCTGCGCCCTGTTGCTCGCCTGCGCGGCGGGGTGCGGCGGCGGGCTTGGCGTGCCGAAGCCGGCTTTTGAAGCGGAAGCGCCGGAGCCGGACCTTCCGCCGGAGGAGAGCGCGATTGAAATTCCGGTGACGGTGCATCTGGATCCCATTTTGCGGAAGGTGGAGGAAAAGGTTCCGCTCGAATTCAACAGCAAAGGGTGGGAAACCGTCGGCACAAGCCCCGTGGGGGACGTGGGAGTGAAGTACCGTGTTTGGCGCGGGCCGTTGCAGGCGAACCTCGCCGGGAACAAGGTGACGATTACCGTGCGCCTCCACTATTCGCTGGCGGTGGCGCACCGGCTCAAGGCCGGGCTTCTGGCGGGGGGCAATCCGCCCTGGATGCAGTTTGGCCAATGCGGCGACGGCGGCGAAGCCCCGCGCGAGGCCGTTTTCAGCATGGAGACCGCGCTCGCCTGGGCCCCGGACTGGAAGGTGCGCTCCAAAACAAAACTGCTGCCGAACCTCTATCCCAACAGCTGCGGCGTGACGGCGCTCAATTTCGATATCACCCGCGCGGTTGACGGCAACGTCCGCCCCCGGCTGGAAGAGGCGGCGAAACTGATCGACGAACGGATACCGGCGGCGGCCGACTTCAAAAAAACCGCCGAGGAGGCCTGGAAGCGGATGCAGACGCCGCTGCGGCTGGAGAAGGATGTATGGCTGCTGCCGAATCCGCGCGAAATATATGTGACCCCCATAGACGGCGCCGGCGACCGGCTTGCCACCGGCATCGGCATCGCGGGCAGCCCCGCGCTGGCGGGGGGGAAAATGCCCGCGCCCGGCGTCCTGCCGCTGCCGGAGCTGAAAACGGGACCCAAAGGGAACGGCACATTCCGCGTGGCGCTCAAGGCGGAACTGGATTTCGACGCGGCGGCGGAGCAGCTCCACCGGCGGCTCGCGGAAAAGCCGGTGGTTCTGGGCAAGCGCCGGGTGACTATTACCGGCGTGACGATTTACCCGTCGAAGGAGCGCTGCGTGATACAGCTCGGGCTGAAAGGGGATGTGGACGGCGTCATCTATTTCATGGGAGAGCCGGTCTACGACGAGGCGAAGGGGCTTTTGTCTTTGGACAAGCTCGACTACACGCTGGAGACCGAGAACGTTCTGCACACCGCCGCCGAATGGCTGCTGCACGACGATTTCCGCGCGGAGATGCGCAAGCAGGCCCAGTGGCGGATGGATACCGGGCTGAAGGACGCCAGGGGGAAAATCGAACAGGCGCTCAACATCGCGCTGGACGAACACGCCACCCTGCGGGCGGAGGTGAAAGAGCTGTATGTGCGCCGCTTTTTCATGGGCCGGAAAGGGTTTCGGGCGGACATCGTGGTGCAGGGAACCGCCGCCGTGGCGTGGAAGTAG
- a CDS encoding HAMP domain-containing histidine kinase — protein MKFNPHGLRFYFAIRLALVFLLVAAIMIYTALSYISATTVENHMNLAQVLAEEIAVNSEYGFLTGDKVILGKMLEGVKRQKNVAYAAIVEKEGTGGILYEFSRGGYHPQPLAPLPAAIQKEKFSFGKYRMVVGVTCPVYAATSPNDAESLLFEGAGEPPPRKAKTLRGAVRVFITLDDDRVEIGRLSALVVTGVAAGLLLLVFMLYAMLSRQVIGPLDEFIRGVREIEEGNLDYRIPLRSRSEIKKLVEAFNDSVEKRQHALKELSRYYEQLEELVIARTRELQTARDQAEEATRLKDKFVTAASHDLRSPIASLQVLIRHMQGRPEIQVNPETKNVFAAALKNTQGLLKLIDALLNLNRIQMGKFTYRFGECDAARIVTIAIEPLQALADAKNITIHNFLKPGLTIKADEALFVQAIQNLVSNAIKFCECGDGISIAGEMTDKGFALNIKDTGIGIPPENLERLFAGNIIQSVPGTAGELGTGLGLQFCHEIIKAHGGRITVESTVGEGTAFTISIPAEPLRSS, from the coding sequence ATGAAATTCAATCCTCACGGGCTGCGGTTTTATTTCGCCATCCGCCTGGCTCTCGTTTTCCTGCTTGTGGCCGCCATCATGATCTACACCGCCTTGTCCTATATTTCGGCCACGACGGTTGAGAACCATATGAATCTCGCGCAGGTGTTGGCGGAAGAAATTGCCGTGAACAGCGAATACGGCTTCCTTACGGGCGACAAGGTGATATTGGGGAAAATGCTGGAGGGGGTAAAGCGCCAAAAAAACGTCGCATATGCCGCTATCGTTGAGAAGGAAGGAACCGGGGGGATTTTATACGAGTTCTCCCGGGGAGGGTATCACCCGCAACCGCTTGCGCCGTTGCCGGCCGCGATCCAAAAGGAAAAATTCTCCTTTGGAAAATATCGCATGGTGGTCGGCGTCACATGCCCGGTGTATGCCGCCACTTCGCCGAATGATGCCGAGTCATTGCTTTTTGAAGGCGCGGGGGAACCGCCGCCCCGGAAGGCAAAGACACTGCGGGGGGCGGTCCGGGTTTTTATTACGCTTGATGATGACCGTGTTGAAATTGGCCGGTTGAGCGCGCTGGTTGTCACCGGTGTCGCCGCCGGGCTTTTGCTGTTGGTGTTCATGCTGTACGCCATGTTGTCCAGACAGGTCATTGGGCCTTTAGACGAGTTTATCCGGGGCGTCCGCGAGATCGAGGAGGGAAACCTGGACTACCGCATCCCGCTGCGATCCAGGAGCGAAATCAAAAAATTGGTGGAGGCATTCAACGATTCGGTGGAAAAACGCCAGCATGCATTAAAGGAGTTGTCCCGATATTACGAACAACTTGAGGAACTGGTCATCGCAAGAACCAGGGAATTGCAGACCGCGCGGGACCAAGCCGAGGAGGCGACGCGGCTAAAAGACAAATTTGTCACCGCCGCTTCCCACGATTTGCGTTCGCCCATTGCGTCCTTGCAAGTACTTATCCGGCATATGCAAGGGCGGCCTGAAATCCAGGTCAATCCGGAAACCAAAAACGTGTTTGCCGCCGCCCTTAAAAACACCCAGGGCCTGTTAAAACTGATAGACGCTTTGCTGAATTTAAACCGTATCCAAATGGGCAAGTTCACCTATCGTTTTGGGGAGTGCGATGCCGCCAGAATCGTGACAATCGCCATCGAGCCGCTGCAGGCCCTTGCGGACGCCAAAAATATCACCATACATAACTTCCTAAAGCCGGGACTGACTATAAAGGCGGATGAGGCTCTTTTTGTCCAGGCAATCCAGAATCTTGTTTCCAACGCGATAAAATTCTGCGAATGTGGAGATGGGATATCGATTGCGGGTGAAATGACCGACAAAGGATTTGCGTTAAACATAAAGGATACCGGCATTGGCATTCCGCCGGAAAATCTTGAACGGCTTTTTGCCGGCAATATAATTCAAAGCGTGCCGGGGACCGCGGGGGAATTGGGAACCGGACTGGGGTTGCAATTCTGCCACGAGATCATCAAAGCGCATGGGGGACGAATCACCGTTGAAAGCACGGTTGGAGAAGGAACCGCTTTTACCATTAGCATTCCGGCGGAGCCGCTCCGGTCATCCTGA
- a CDS encoding TonB-dependent receptor has product MAFNGDESMFFTSEEMNSISAFRAKPVPESPGFITVITAKTIAAMAAKDMADVLNIIPGFHIAHSNSAETQLAVNGLQTPSDILVMIDGHRFNNFHDGTAFYDLPVDGIEKVEVIRGPGSALYGTNAVAAVINIIMKKAQNGRIKAGGGSFNTWKLNAGYGDVREGDRISAFAELYDTGGGDATIPWDRLSNNTAAAPYSKAPAMMKGNQRKLMGDVQWDHGETNTRFAFYNDDRGPGFAYQNIVADGSHYSSSYFSLDISRPWGSEKTVLVEPRLYGDLWMVEKKIQLYPDGYTDNRDLNGDGQPEYFQNGMMLQKKYDVLTGGFELRGRSMIGDDNYLTVGGVFEDSSIRNPRVLTSYAGEPDVGAVPQGYLANWNGYTFPSRSRNIHAAYLQDDWTPSRYFNLVGGVRYDHYSDFGDTVNPRAAMAFYPLAGLDIKLQYATAFRAPTFRELYDETDLQFAGNPSLKPETIETLEAGIGYTYAANSFVRVNAYRQTLSDYITTLFNTSLAAITRFENGGKLEINGAGIEAKHTFESGTFFMWNASLFNAKDVVSNSYLTQVPQLRGNAVLGVYLPAGFNGTLTYGYFGTAKANARTSQEIILGRADVEGPFNIVNLALSKKNVLRGVNVKLSAFNLLNADYREIYSDTRHRLPAVPDIGAAKNHIQTSQRIFLFELEKEF; this is encoded by the coding sequence ATGGCTTTCAATGGCGATGAATCAATGTTCTTCACTTCCGAGGAGATGAACTCCATAAGCGCGTTCCGGGCAAAACCGGTTCCGGAGTCGCCGGGCTTCATCACGGTCATCACCGCCAAAACCATCGCCGCGATGGCGGCAAAGGATATGGCGGATGTTTTGAATATCATCCCCGGATTTCATATCGCACACTCCAATTCCGCCGAAACCCAGCTCGCGGTTAACGGGCTTCAAACACCCTCCGATATCCTGGTGATGATCGACGGACACCGCTTCAACAATTTCCACGATGGAACCGCGTTTTACGACCTACCCGTGGACGGCATTGAAAAGGTGGAGGTCATCCGCGGCCCGGGATCGGCGCTGTATGGCACCAACGCGGTGGCGGCGGTCATCAACATCATCATGAAAAAGGCCCAAAACGGGCGCATCAAGGCCGGTGGCGGTTCTTTTAACACATGGAAGCTGAATGCCGGTTATGGCGATGTCCGGGAGGGCGACCGGATATCGGCCTTCGCCGAGTTGTATGACACCGGCGGCGGCGATGCCACCATCCCGTGGGACCGCCTCTCCAACAACACCGCCGCCGCGCCCTATTCCAAAGCGCCCGCGATGATGAAGGGAAATCAGCGGAAATTGATGGGGGACGTCCAGTGGGATCATGGGGAGACAAATACCAGGTTCGCGTTTTACAACGATGACCGCGGGCCGGGGTTTGCCTATCAGAACATCGTGGCCGATGGTTCGCATTACTCCTCCAGCTACTTTTCCCTCGATATCTCCCGCCCGTGGGGAAGTGAAAAAACCGTGTTGGTGGAACCCCGGCTGTATGGCGACCTTTGGATGGTGGAGAAAAAAATCCAATTGTATCCCGATGGCTACACCGACAACCGCGACCTGAATGGGGATGGGCAGCCGGAATATTTCCAGAACGGCATGATGCTCCAGAAAAAATACGATGTGCTTACCGGCGGTTTCGAGCTGCGGGGCCGCTCCATGATCGGGGACGACAATTACCTCACCGTCGGCGGGGTTTTTGAAGATTCAAGCATACGCAACCCGCGGGTGTTGACCAGCTATGCCGGTGAACCGGACGTGGGCGCCGTTCCCCAAGGGTATTTGGCCAACTGGAACGGTTATACGTTTCCGTCGAGATCCCGCAACATCCACGCCGCGTATCTCCAGGACGATTGGACGCCCAGCCGGTACTTTAATCTGGTGGGCGGCGTCCGTTACGACCATTACAGCGATTTCGGCGATACCGTCAACCCGCGGGCGGCCATGGCTTTTTATCCGCTTGCCGGACTCGACATCAAGCTGCAATACGCCACCGCCTTCCGCGCTCCGACGTTCAGGGAGCTTTATGACGAGACCGATTTGCAGTTCGCGGGCAACCCCTCGCTAAAGCCGGAAACAATCGAAACGCTGGAGGCGGGGATCGGTTATACCTATGCGGCGAACAGCTTTGTGCGCGTTAACGCGTACCGCCAAACGTTGAGCGATTACATCACCACGCTGTTCAACACATCGCTGGCGGCGATCACCCGCTTCGAGAACGGCGGAAAACTGGAAATAAACGGCGCGGGAATCGAGGCGAAACACACCTTTGAATCCGGAACGTTTTTCATGTGGAACGCATCCCTCTTTAACGCGAAGGATGTCGTTTCAAACAGTTATCTGACGCAGGTTCCGCAACTGCGGGGCAATGCGGTGCTGGGCGTGTATCTGCCCGCCGGGTTTAACGGCACGCTCACATACGGTTATTTCGGAACGGCAAAAGCAAATGCCCGCACTTCGCAGGAAATCATTCTGGGGCGGGCCGACGTGGAAGGCCCGTTCAACATCGTGAACCTGGCGTTATCGAAAAAGAACGTGCTGCGGGGCGTAAACGTCAAACTGTCGGCCTTTAACCTGCTCAACGCCGATTACCGGGAAATCTATTCCGACACCCGCCACCGGCTTCCGGCGGTTCCTGATATTGGCGCCGCAAAGAACCATATCCAGACCAGCCAGCGCATATTCCTTTTTGAACTGGAAAAGGAGTTTTGA
- a CDS encoding 5'-nucleotidase C-terminal domain-containing protein — protein MNRKNMGRLLTAALMMGMTLFTLQACGNLNVKNNDEKYAPYTDATVIGSIKYELTTHYSSMASCQTGLGTLVADTMVWKTNADFAVVNAGTVRFNPPDPAGDNLHAGLITKGDVAKFLPYDNLSGIAPATNPATIVTVSLSGAVIKEMLENSFSRMQPDGTPGASYGRFLQVSGQLQVFADVTKPVGSRITAVNFKTFNPDTTTPIDLADTTKLYRMAVLKKYIKNAPGFADYDKYWDILAKGSNVVDTNIYLYDAMVEVFLKFSPLASGDPSNCSDPNLNLVITHQ, from the coding sequence ATGAACCGGAAAAACATGGGCCGATTATTAACCGCCGCATTGATGATGGGAATGACGCTTTTCACCCTTCAGGCATGCGGAAACCTGAATGTTAAAAACAACGATGAAAAATATGCGCCCTATACCGACGCTACCGTTATAGGGAGCATTAAATACGAGCTAACCACGCACTATTCCTCGATGGCAAGCTGCCAGACGGGTTTGGGAACCCTCGTTGCGGATACTATGGTGTGGAAAACGAACGCTGATTTTGCCGTTGTAAACGCTGGAACCGTCCGGTTCAATCCGCCCGATCCGGCGGGCGATAATCTCCACGCCGGTCTTATTACCAAGGGGGATGTGGCCAAGTTCCTCCCCTATGACAACCTGAGCGGCATTGCCCCGGCCACCAATCCGGCAACCATTGTTACCGTGAGCCTCAGCGGCGCCGTGATAAAAGAGATGCTCGAAAACAGCTTCAGCCGTATGCAGCCGGATGGCACGCCGGGCGCCAGTTACGGACGGTTTTTGCAGGTCTCCGGCCAATTGCAGGTTTTTGCCGATGTTACAAAACCCGTCGGTTCCCGCATTACCGCGGTTAACTTTAAAACCTTCAATCCCGATACGACCACCCCGATTGATCTTGCCGACACCACCAAGCTGTATCGCATGGCCGTGCTGAAGAAATACATAAAAAACGCCCCCGGTTTTGCGGATTACGATAAATATTGGGATATCCTTGCCAAGGGGTCCAATGTGGTGGATACCAATATTTACCTCTACGACGCGATGGTCGAGGTCTTTTTAAAGTTTTCGCCTTTGGCATCTGGAGATCCATCCAACTGCTCCGACCCAAATCTGAACCTGGTCATTACCCATCAGTAA
- the fliE gene encoding flagellar hook-basal body complex protein FliE, protein MKITGLNTNFKPLGADLGLKSAHTGGTTGKSFGDALKESMDEVNNLQIDADKSIEALVSGENKDIHGTMIALSKADIAFRMTVQVRNKVIDAYQEVMRMQV, encoded by the coding sequence ATGAAAATCACCGGGCTTAACACGAATTTCAAGCCGCTGGGTGCCGACCTCGGCCTTAAATCGGCGCATACCGGCGGAACCACCGGCAAAAGTTTCGGGGACGCGCTGAAGGAATCGATGGACGAAGTGAACAATCTCCAGATCGACGCCGATAAATCCATCGAAGCGCTGGTCAGCGGCGAGAACAAGGACATCCACGGAACGATGATAGCCCTTTCAAAAGCGGATATTGCTTTCCGCATGACGGTGCAGGTGCGCAACAAGGTGATCGACGCATATCAGGAAGTTATGAGGATGCAGGTATAA
- a CDS encoding response regulator yields the protein MENTRPVLIVDDEYYVTRGISYLLQDEGLACVTKNDSEGVVALVAKERPQVIVLDINIPKVDGFQVLKEIRQHGEFDDVVIMILTARGHEEDIQNGLKLGANEYILKPFNPLELRDKIKAVYAAKRGH from the coding sequence ATGGAAAACACCAGGCCGGTTCTTATCGTCGACGACGAGTACTACGTCACCCGCGGCATATCCTATTTGCTGCAGGACGAAGGGCTGGCCTGCGTCACCAAGAACGATTCCGAGGGAGTGGTCGCCCTGGTCGCCAAGGAACGGCCCCAGGTGATCGTGCTGGACATCAACATCCCGAAGGTGGACGGCTTTCAGGTGCTCAAGGAAATCCGCCAGCACGGGGAATTCGACGACGTGGTCATCATGATCCTCACCGCGCGCGGCCACGAAGAGGACATCCAGAACGGGCTCAAGCTGGGGGCGAACGAATATATCCTGAAACCGTTCAATCCGCTGGAACTGCGCGACAAGATAAAGGCGGTTTACGCCGCGAAGCGCGGACACTGA
- the flgB gene encoding flagellar basal body rod protein FlgB, producing the protein MGLINSVLFSDRTPALLKRSLDLNAQKASVHAANIANAETPGFKASRFEFESVLRGAVDGSAMPLKATHAGHFGAPMQDIKGIQGVTDVDLTRGRIDGNNVDMEKEVTAFSETQMAYDAAITAMNKRGSIIKSAITDVR; encoded by the coding sequence ATGGGACTTATCAACTCGGTACTGTTTAGCGACCGCACACCGGCGCTGCTGAAAAGGTCGCTCGATCTCAACGCCCAGAAGGCGTCGGTTCATGCCGCCAATATCGCCAACGCCGAGACCCCCGGGTTCAAGGCGTCGCGGTTTGAATTTGAAAGCGTGTTGCGCGGCGCGGTGGACGGCTCGGCCATGCCGCTGAAGGCCACCCACGCCGGCCACTTCGGGGCTCCGATGCAGGATATCAAGGGCATCCAGGGAGTAACCGACGTCGATTTGACGCGGGGGCGGATCGACGGCAACAACGTGGACATGGAAAAAGAGGTTACGGCGTTTTCAGAAACGCAGATGGCCTACGACGCGGCGATCACCGCGATGAACAAGCGTGGCAGCATCATAAAATCGGCTATCACCGACGTGCGATAA